A DNA window from Patagioenas fasciata isolate bPatFas1 chromosome 1, bPatFas1.hap1, whole genome shotgun sequence contains the following coding sequences:
- the APOLD1 gene encoding apolipoprotein L domain-containing protein 1 yields the protein MERNGAAFPQTLDPTHHFHIELLDQRRKLRGQIAHLHKVARKLNKLRKRSLVANISGSTLTAAGAVTAIVGLSLSPATLGASLLASAVGLGLATAGGAISVSSDLSLVLCNSREVRKVQEIAMTCRKQMREILGCLEFLRRGQGPGDPTLRQSEKRASISLYNSVCFMVFCGSHSFLVPEYTKEVTKVSQAVLKAKIQKLAANLETCTRAMDEVCELLESRTEFSPQTRRLNLGAKTAAETPRASS from the coding sequence ATGGAGAGAAATGGTGCTGCCTTTCCCCAAACACTAGACCCCACGCACCACTTCCACATAGAGCTACTGGATCAGAGACGGAAGCTGCGTGGCCAAATTGCTCACCTTCACAAAGTAGCTCGTAAACTCAACAAGCTCCGCAAAAGGTCTCTGGTTGCCAACATCAGTGGGAGCACCCTGACTGCTGCAGGAGCAGTCACAGCCATCGTGGGGCTGTCCCTCAGCCCGGCGACGCTGGGGGCCTCTCTCCTGGCGTCGGCTGTGGGTCTGGGTCTGGCCACTGCTGGGGGGGCCATCAGCGTCAGCTCCGATCTGTCCTTAGTGCTCTGCAATTCCCGAGAGGTGAGGAAGGTGCAGGAAATTGCAATGACTTGTCGGAAACAGATGAGGGAAATCCTCGGCTGTCTGGAGTTCCTCCGACGGGGGCAGGGCCCGGGGGACCCCACGCTGCGCCAGTCAGAGAAGAGAGCCTCCATCTCCTTGTACAACTCCGTCTGTTTCATGGTCTTCTGCGGCTCCCACAGCTTCCTTGTGCCAGAATACACAAAGGAGGTCACAAAAGTGAGCCAGGCTGTGCTGAAGGCCAAAATCCAGAAGCTGGCTGCCAACCTTGAGACCTGCACCAGGGCAATGGATGAAGTCTGTGAACTTCTTGAATCTAGGACAGAGTTTTCCCCACAGACAAGGAGGCTCAACTTGGGTGCTAAAACCGCTGCTGAGACCCCAAGAGCATCCAGCTGA
- the DDX47 gene encoding probable ATP-dependent RNA helicase DDX47 codes for MAAGEENGQAVEPEPAGEEPQSFKDLGVTDVLCEACDQLGWKVPTKIQVEAIPVALQGRDIIGLAETGSGKTGAFALPILQALLETPQRLFALVLTPTRELAFQISEQFEALGSSIGVHTTVIVGGIDAMSQSLALAKKPHVIIATPGRLVDHLENTKGFNLRALKYLVMDEADRILNMDFETEVDKILKVIPRDRKTFLFSATMTKKVQKLQRAALKNPVKCAVSSKYQTVEKLQQYYIFIPSKFKDSYLVHILNELAGNSFMIFCSTCNNTQRTALLLRNLGFTAIPLHGQMSQNKRLGALNKFKAKARSILLATDVASRGLDIPHVDVVINFDIPTHSKDYIHRVGRTARAGRSGKSITFVTQYDVELFQRIEHLIGKKLPAFPMQEEEVMMLTERVAEAQRLARMELREQGEKKRSRNDDDDTEEAIGVRNKVAGGKKKKRKAF; via the exons ATGGCGGCTGGAGAAGAGAAcgggcaggcggtggagccggagCCAGCGGGGGAAGAGCCTCAGAGCTTCAAGGACCTG GGAGTGACAGATGTCCTGTGTGAAGCTTGTGACCAGTTAGGATGGAAGGTCCCAACAAAGATCCAAGTTGAAGCTATTCCAGTGGCTCTCCAAG GCAGAGATATCATTGGACTGGCAGAAACTGGCTCTGGAAAAACAGGAGCCTTTGCTTTGCCAATTCTTCAAGCACTGCTGGAAACCCCTCAGCGATTATTTGCTCTTGTCCTCACACCAACAAGGGAGCTGGCCTTCCAAATCTCAGAGCAGTTTGAAGCTCTTGGATCCTCCATTGGTGTCCACACTA CGGTTATTGTGGGTGGAATTGACGCGATGTCTCAATCTCTGGCCTTAGCCAAGAAACCACATGTTATAATTG CAACCCCTGGACGTCTTGTTGATCATCTGGAGAACACAAAGGGATTCAACTTACGAGCTCTGAAGTACCTAGTGATGGATGAGGCTGACCGGATCCTTAACATGGATTTTGAGACAGAG GTGGATAAGATATTAAAAGTGATTCCTCGAGACAGGAAGACATTCCTGTTTTCTGCTACCATGACCAAGAAG GTTCAAAAACTCCAGCGTGCTGCTCTGAAGAATCCTGTTAAATGTGCTGTTTCTTCGAAATATCAGACAGTTGAAAAACTACAGCAGTACTACATTTTCATCCCCTCCAAATTCAAG GACAGCTACCTGGTTCATATCTTGAATGAATTAGCTGGAAACTCTTTCATGATATTCTGTAGTACATGTAACAATACCCAGAGGACTGCTCTACTGCTCCGCAACCTGGGGTTCACTGCCATTCCTCTCCATGGGCAGATGAGTCAG AATAAACGCTTGGGCGCTCTAAACAAATTCAAGGCAAAGGCACGTTCTATTCTACTGGCTACTGATGTTGCAAGCAGAGGTCTGGACATCCCGCATGTGGATGTGGTGATAAACTTTGATATTCCTACGCATTCTAAG gATTACATTCATCGTGTTGGGAGAACAGCTCGAGCTGGGAGATCTGGCAAATCTATCACCTTTGTCACACA GTACGATGTAGAGCTGTTCCAGCGCATTGAACACCTGATTGGCAAGAAGCTGCCAGCATTCCCCATGCAAGAGGAAGAAGTTATGATGCTGACAGAGCGTGTGGCCGAGGCCCAGAGACTTGCTCGAATG GAGCTGCGGGAGCAAGGAGAGAAGAAGCGATCTCGGAATGATGATGATGACACAGAAGAAGCTATTGGTGTCAGGAATAAAGTGGCTGgtgggaaaaagaagaagaggaaagcCTTCTAG